The window AAGCTTTACTAAATATTGTCACATTCATCTTAAGGAATGGATATGTacttaaaataattgaaattctcattccccaggaaaggaatataatcatgccttaagcctatcaaattttgatagcttataacatcTTTCATGATATTTTGCTACTTCACGAgtaaattgaggcatacatataatgtagaggatttttctctaaaatatcttatatcttaataagcgtgtgaaaatattatcacttttgataattattattatattgtccTTCCACGCTTATATTTGTAcgttcaatcacttgtcttctttcagacataaaGCATTGTTACCACATTCATTTCAGgaaatgaagcatattcaataaGACATGTCTcatgatttttcataaaaaaaaatcacattattttgccttagtcatcattatatcatcaatatggtgcattgagattcaaaccaAAGTTTTATCCATaaaaagacgtcttaggcataaatcaatgaaATTTGAACCCAAGATTTTGTTATGACACATTAGGACTCAACCCAATAACTTTCAAAATGTATCAGACTTCAAAGCAATAAAGCTTTAGAAGCTATGAATCACCACTAAGTTTAACTACTTATGATGATGACAAACGTAAATAAATTTAAtcattataaaatttatatacagtaaatttaaattcatacctGATTTTTATTTTGCTGAAACTAGGCAACGTGGAAGCTTTGGATCACAAATTAgtgagaaatagaagttagagatagaagagagaaaaaaaacaacaaaaaggaaaaaaaaaatagaaaaaagaagaaaaaaaggaggaaaatacataaatgtaaaaaaaaatgatagtgtttttggcgagactaaatatgtagtgtacttatattttttattaatacagACAActgggtaaaagtgaatacaatGTTTGTGAATCGAAGACAGCGGTTAAATAGggattgtattcatattttatatgaatacatactatcaGTAAAATCGAATACAACGGGCGTAAATTAAATACAACgactataaatggtaattatgtaaaatgtggctatgaAATGTGGGTTTTATAGCAAAGTgtaactatttttgaaagatcccctAATTAATAAGCAAGAGGGGTCTATaatttgtaattaattaaaacttaagCTAAATAGAATAATTAAGAGTTTATATTTGTTAAGTTATGTAGTTATCCGTTGATATAACCATCCACAAAAGTTGTTAAATAAAAAGGTTGAAGTTTTAATTAGTTAACGCACAACATAGACTCTAACAAAACCTACCTACTTTCAAATTAACTTAGTATTAGAATTGGGTGAATATTTTATCATGCTGAGGGCAaaactgaatttttttttaatctttactTGTTACGTTAAaagtgaaaactaaaaataagaattcAATTAAAAAAGTAGTGCCAGGTTAAAGAGAATGGAAAATAATTAAGAAGTGCTTTACTTAATCGCTCATGTACCAATTATTAGTtaagtttgtttatttttaaaatttgaattttgttatTCTGATCTAAGTTATTTTCTCAATTCATTTATACTTGTCGGTTATTTCAAAATAgaatttcacttttatttgtcactttcagtatatcaagaaaagaaaactattcttcttcatattttacGATTAACATTTGTTACATATTTGTCAAATCATTTTTTTCGAGACCTAATATTCCAtccatttaaaattatttctcatttttttatttgacacattattaaaaaaataaatgaacgcAATAAATTTACTATACCACCCCTGTTAATATGTACTGgtttataaaaaaggaaaaatatcattatttttgaaacaatttttttttaaaaagtagatCAAGCAAATTAAAACGTCTCAATAAACCCCTCCCATTACCATTGCAACAAATTAACGTGGGGTTTTATAAACCGTAGTGACAATAAATAGGGAGGTTATTAACCTcccagcttattattattattattattattattattattattattttctctccAACTTATTTGTTGGTATGCTTTAGTAAATGTTGGGAGGTAAATTCTTGCGAGCTACTTGGTTGTTATAGATATAGACCATTCATATCTTAATTTATGGAATTTTTCCAACTATAAATAAAGCTAGCTTACACTTTGGAAGAATCACATTCACAAGCAGCTAATTAACTTACAGATTAGCAATATGGAAATCATTATTCTCTCCAAGGAAAAAGTGAAACCATCCAAACCAACACCTCCAAACCTAAGAAACCACAAACGATGCCTATTTGATCAACTAGTACATGAAACATGCATCTCACCTATCTTCTTCTACAACAAGAAGAAGTCACTTTCAGAAATAAATAACGCAAATATTATTGATAATCGTCTCAAGAATTCCCTCTCGGAGACACTAACGTTGTTCTATCCGCTTGCTGGCGAGCTCAgttcaaaaaattcaacttttgtggATTGTAATGATAATGGAGTTCTTTACGTGGAGGCTCACCTAAAGGGCGTTAGTCTAGGTGAGTTCCTTCAAAACCCTGATCTTCCACAACTCATTAAATTCCTTCCACAAAATGCCAGCATGGGTAGCAAGATGAACTATGTTCAAATTCTTGAAACCCCAGTTTCTGTCCAAGTTACTAGATTTGATTGTGGTGGGGTTGCAATTGGTGGAGTCTTGTTACATGACCTCTTGGATGGAGCTACCATGAGTAAATTTTTCAACACATGGGCTATGATTGCACGTGGCGATGATGATGGGATTGAAAAGATCGCGACTCTTGATTTCACATCATCATCACTATTGTTCCCGAATCAAAatcttcctcaaaattttctGGAAACTAGGAACGCGTTACTTTTCAACGAGGAGAAGTCCCTTCTTAGAAGATTCGTGTTCAATGCCATAGCAATTGAAGCCATTAAGATGAAAGTGTCTAGTGAAAATGTACCTAATCCAACTCGAATCGAGGCACTAACAACTTTCATTTCGAAGCACATGATTTCAGCAACAAGAGGAGTAAAGGAAATTAGCTCAAGACCAATATGCATGGTGACACATATAGTGAACTtgagatcaaaactttatccacaATTGCTTAATGCTTTTGGGAATTTAATCTTTCTAGCAAAAAGTGATTATATAGAAATGACTGAAGTGAAGTTGCCTCACTTGATGGGAATAGTGAGAGAGATGTTTGGGAATATTAATAGTGAAAACGTAAAGGCATTATTAGAAGGTGATAATGCTCTtgattttgttttggatatggcaacaCAAGTTGGGAAGTTGTTGCCAGTATTAGATACTTACAAGTTCTCAAGTTGGTGCAATCTTGGACTGTATGATGTTGATTTTGGATGGGGAAAACCTATTTTTGTTGCTCCTTTCATGGACACTATAGGCTCATTGAATAAGCAACAAATTATTCTGGTGGAAAATGGAAGGAATGATGGAATTGAGGCGTGGATAGTTAGAAACAATGAAGAAATGCTGGAGTTGGAGAATGATGAGGAATTTCTAGCATATGCATCTCCAAATCCTAGTGTCCATGTCCCTTGAATTATTCAATTATATTGGATGCAATAGTCATAAAAAGATGGAAATTTCTGACGTATGTTCGATAGAAAACTCATCAAAATTTGGCTCGTTAGCAACGTTTCCCATGGATTTCTGATTGATTATTCCATCAGAAATTTTCGTTTCTTAGTAGTGTGTGctcaaatctatatatatatatggagacATTGGAGGATGCTTATGTGGCACCTCTCAATGacctttatttgtatttttcttttttctctttttttttgggggAATTTCTCCCATATATTTTGCATTTATGTGTTATATATAAAGTCCCCCAAAAATGCTTAATCAATTCCCATAAATCTAAATCGTATTTATTTCAATTGATATAACTTTCACTAATTTAACATAATTGTAGAGTGGTTACAAATCTCTTCACCTTTTCATTTCTTCTCATATTCTCATTATAAAgtttacatattttcatagtttttcatttttgtaaaaCATCAAAGAGTGACAATAAGGAACAGTAATAgcaatttatttatattattcattTCATATGTTGTTTTCACAATATCATTTTGAGAATGCTTCTAAACATATTTGCATATTATTTATATCAAGCTTAGATTTGTTCATCGGTTAAGTATGagcagttttttttttctaattgacttattttgttgttattttttgggATTATTCAGGTCTTCAATTTGAAAGAGCATGACAATCAGATGCTTGTCAAAGTTGCCTCAATTTGAATGTAAATTAATGTACAAATTTAAAAGAACATGTATCATATACTCTCATGgatgttgagtttgaaatatAGACAAGGTAATATGATATATGCTGATGAATTAACCCAAACAGACtttcataatataatttttatgttgGTATGtaccacaattttttttattcttaactGGTATGATAGTTTCATTCTTTCTCCATGTCGATACTGGTCGGTAATCTGAATTTACCATATGTAACATTATAATAAGTGTTTGCAACATGTTGTTGACTGTTGTTGTCTCTTCAATTATCAACCAATATATAACAATTTGCTAATTGTAGAGTTTATCTAtttgttttttcttcaatttatgttTAAAACATAAACTAAGGAAATGTGGTGTCTCTCTAACAAgtttttcttctaataattttcatttattaattttgtccaaaaaagaaATGAAGAGTAATATTGATTGTGAAATATCAATAGCTATGTCAAAGATATTAtccatattattttttccttgatCCATTTACATAATGTTTCATTTTTGTATCAATTGAATTCTGCTACTCTTTCTgatatactctctccgttttatTTTATCCGCCCTAAATTGGGATggcacaactattaagaaaataataattggtaatgtaactttaccattttgtccctcttaattgtgtcttgttattagttccaatattgatgaaTGGCTAACAACAAGGAGTAATCtattacactaagggtataatgggaaaaaaattatcttgtcttgataagtaaaaaaagacaagtaaaatgggacatcaaattagaaaatttgggacggataaaatgGAACGGGGGGAGTATATAAGTATTTGATTGGCATTTAAATGCAATCATTGCATCGGAATGCATGTCTTTTTTTTTGCGCTTATCGATTTTCAATTTAAAGCTCTATGCGTGTTTATGGTGTGAAAACAAGAATGGAATTGGACTTAATTTTGCATATGGTGAGTGGATCAGTGAATTTGATAaatttcatctttgttccaagcCTAAAAGTATTCTGTTTACCATACAACTAAATGATNNNNNNNNNNNNNNNNNNNNNNNNNNNNNNNNNNNNNNNNNNNNNNNNNNNNNNNNNNNNNNNNNNNNNNNNNNNNNNNNNNNNNNNNNNNNNNNNNNNNNNNNNNNNNNNNNNNNNNNNNNNNNNNNNNNNNNNNNNNNNNNNNNNNNNNNNNNNNNNNNNNNNNNNNNNNNNNNNNNNNNNNNNNNNNNNNNNNNNNNNNNNNNNNNNNNNNNNNNNNNNNNNNNNNNNNNNNNNNNNNNNNNNNNNNNNNNNNNNNNNNNNNNNNNNNNNNNNNNNNNNNNNNNNNNNNNNNNNNNNNNNNNNNNNNNNNNNNNNNNNNNNNNNNNNNNNNNNNNNNNNNNNNNNNNNNNNNNNNNNNNNNNNNNNNNNNNNNNNNNNNNNNNNNNNNNNNNNNNNNNNNNNNNNNNNNNNNNNNNNNNNNNNNNNNNNNNNNNNNNNNNNNNNNNNNNNNNNNNNNNNNNNNNNNNNNNNNNNNNNNNNNNNNNNNNNNNNNNNNNNNNNNNNNNNNNNNNNNNNNNNNNNNNNNNNNNNNNNNNNNNNNNNNNNNNNNNNNNNNNNNNNNNNNNNNNNNNNNNNNNNNNNNNNNNNNNNNNNNNNNNNNNNNNNNNNNNNNNNNNNNNNNNNNNNNNNNNNNNNNNNNNNNNNNNNNNNNNNNNNNNNNNNNNNNNNNNNNNNNNNNNNNNNNNNNNNNNNNNNNNNNNNNNNNNNNNNNNNNNNNNNNNNNNNNNNNNNNNNNNNNNNNNNNNNNNNNNNNNNNNNNNNNNNNNNNNNNNNNNNNNNNNNNNNNNNNNNNNNNNNNNNNNNNNNNNNNNNNNNNNNNNNNNNNNNNNNNNNNNNNNNNNNNNNNNNNNNNNNNNNNNNNNNNNNNNNNNNNNNNNNNNNNNNNNNNNNNNNNNNNNNNNNNNNNNNNNNNNNNNNNNNNNNNNNNNNNNNNNNNNNNNNNNNNNNNNNNNNNNNNNNNNNNNNNNNNNNNNNNNNNNNNNNNNNNNNNNNNNNNNNNNNNNNNNNNNNNNNNNNNNNNNNNNNNNNNNNNNNNNNNNNNNNNNNNNNNNNNNNNNNNNNNNNNNNNNNNNNNNNNNNNNNNNNNNNNNNNNNNNNNNNNNNNNNNNNNNNNNNNNNNNNNNNNNNNNNNNNNNNNNNNNNNNNNNNNNNNNNNNNNNNNNNNNNNNNNNNNNNNNNNNNNNNNNNNNNNNNNNNNNNNNNNNNNNNNNNNNNNNNNNNNNNNNNNNNNNNNNNNNNNNNNNNNNNNNNNNNNNNNNNNNNNNNNNNNNNNNNNNNNNNNNNNNNNNNNNNNNNNNNNNNNNNNNNNNNNNNNNNNNNNNNNNNNNNNNNNNNNNNNNNNNNNNNNNNNNNNNNNNNNNNNNNNNNNNNNNNNNNNNNNNNNNNNNNNNNNNNNNNNNNNNNNNNNNNNNNNNNNNNNNNNNNNNNNNNNNNNNNNNNNNNNNNNNNNNNNNNNNNNNNNNNNNNNNNNNNNNNNNNNNNNNNNNNNNNNNNNNNNNNNNNNNNNNNNNNNNNNNNNNNNNNNNNNNNNNNNNNNNNNNNNNNNNNNNNNNNNNNNNNNNNNNNNNNNNNNNNNNNNNNNNNNNNNNNNNNNNNNNNNNNNNNNNNNNNNNNNNNNNNNNNNNNNNNNNNNNNNNNNNNNNNNNNNNNNNNNNNNNNNNNNNNNNNNNNNNNNNNNNNNNNNNNNNNNNNNNNNNNNNNNNNNNNNNNNNNNNNNNNNNNNNNNNNNNNNNNNNNNNNNNNNNNNNNNNNNNNNNNNNNNNNNNNNNNNNNNNNNNNNNNNNNNNNNNNNNNNNNNNNNNNNNNNNNNNNNNNNNNNNNNNNNNNNNNNNNNNNNNNNNNNNNNNNNNNNNNNNNNNNNNNNNNNNNNNNNNNNNNNNNNNNNNNNNNNNNNNNNNNNNNNNNNNNNNNNNNNNNNNNNNNNNNNNNNNNNNNNNNNNNNNNNNNNNNNNNNNNNNNNNNNNNNNNNNNNNNNNNNNNNNNNNNNNNNNNNNNNNNNNNNNNNNNNNNNNNNNNNNNNNNNNNNNNNNNNNNNNNNNNNNNNNNNNNNNNNNNNNNNNNNNNNNNNNNNNNNNNNNNNNNNNNNNNNNNNNNNNNNNNNNNNNNNNNNNNNNNNNNNNNNNNNNNNNNNNNNNNNNNNNNNNNNNNNNNNNNNNNNNNNNNNNNNNNNNNNNNNNNNNNNNNNNNNNNNNNNNNNNNNNNNNNNNNNNNNNNNNNNNNNNNNNNNNNNNNNNNNNNNNNNNNNNNNNNNNNNNNNNNNNNNNNNNNNNNNNNNNNNNNNNNNNNNNNNNNNNNNNNNNNNNNNNNNNNNNNNNNNNNNNNNNNNNNNNNNNNNNNNNNNNNNNNNNNNNNNNNNNNNNNNNNNNNNNNNNNNNNNNNNNNNNNNNNNNNNNNNNNNNNNNNNNNNNNNNNNNNNNNNNNNNNNNNNNNNNNNNNNNNNNNNNNNNNNNNNNNNNNNNNNNNNNNNNNNNNNNNNNNNNNNNNNNNNNNNNNNNNNNNNNNNNNNNNNNNNNNNNNNNNNNNNNNNNNNNNNNNNNNNNNNNNNNNNNNNNNNNNNNNNNNNNNNNNNNNNNNNNNNNNNNNNNNNNNNNNNNNNNNNNNNNNNNNNNNNNNNNNNNNNNNNNNNNNNNNNNNNNNNNNNNNNNNNNNNNNNNNNNNNNNNNNNNNNNNNNNNNNNNNNNNNNNNNNNNNNNNNNNNNNNNNNNNNNNNNNNNNNNNNNNNNNNNNNNNNNNNNNNNNNNNNNNNNNNNNNNNNNNNNNNNNNNNNNNNNNNNNNNNNNNNNNNNNNNNNNNNNNNNNNNNNNNNNNNNNNNNNNNNNNNNNNNNNNNNNNNNNNNNNNNNNNNNNNNNNNNNNNNNNNNNNNNNNNNNNNNNNNNNNNNNNNNNNNNNNNNNNNNNNNNNNNNNNNNNNNNNNNNNNNNNNNNNNNNNNNNNNNNNNNNNNNNNNNNNNNNNNNNNNNNNNNNNNNNNNNNNNNNNNNNNNNNNNNNNNNNNNNNaaataaataaataaataaataaataaataaataaataaataaataaaggcatTAAAATTAGGAGGAACGAttgtaataattaatattaatattaattgtCACTTATTTAACAAGTTTGTTGACAATTGTTGTAtacgttatatattacattaatcactttaaatataatatatttgttttaattgttacttaaatattttgaTACTATATAATGATGAGACATCACAGTTTGATCATTCTGGTGTGAggccattatttttttattaattttagtttatCTTCACTATCTCTTTTGCAATAATACTCTATCCTgatatcttttattatttttctttatcatattttgaatttattcttaaaatttatGATGTGTGAcattatttaaaaacaaaaatgctATAATCTACCTAAATATTGTATTTATCAGAcgatatagaaaataataaaacttgacaTAACCATCCACAGGTGTTATTAAATAAAAAGGTTTCAGTTTTAATTCATTTGCTCACAACATAGGCTCTGCCAGTGTTGTTAAATAAAAAGGTATGAGTTTTAGTTCATTTACTCACAACATCGGCTCTGCCAAAACCTACAAACTTTCAAATTAACTTAGTATTTAGAATTGGACGAATATTTTATAATGCTAAGGGGAAAAATGATTTTTTGGGCTCTTTTGTTAATATGTccaaagtgacaagtaaaaattcAATTAGGAAAATGgtgataaataaaagaaaacgGAGAAGTAATTAAAAAGTGATTTGCTTAATTGCTCACGTACCGGTCATTAATTAAGtctgtttatttttaaaatttgaattttatttattcggATCTAAGTTATTTTCTctgttcatttttacttgtccattatttaaaactaaattttcacttttatttgtcattttcagcatatcaagaaaagaaaattattcttttttatattttaccatTAACATTAGTTACTTattcatcaaaatatttttttgagaccTAAAATTCAATCcgttaaaaattatttatcaatttttgattcgAGACatccattaaaaaataaatgaatacagTGACTTTAAAATATTACCTCTATAATTAATAGGTACCAgttgaaattaataatttaagaTTTCAAAGGGTTTTAGTAAATAAATTAAGGATAAAACAACTTGGGCATTTTTTAGTTAGTAGAGCTTGTTTGTAGTGTTTCTACTCGTTGATCATGTAAAAGTTTGGAATGCCAAATTCAAAGCTGTAATTTTTGTTCTCATCAATGATCTAGtttggaaagaaaaaattaaggataaaatatgaatttttttttatggagaaaggaataaataattttaaatggaGAAAGTACTAAATATCAAAGTTAACcctaatgatattttatttttacaattttctCGATACCTATCAGccattatattaattttatactgATGTTCGAGTATAAAATTAAAACCTTATCTTAAATATGTTGGTCTTCATATTACGGCCAGTTGTATTTGGAACCAACTATATTTTGCTCCtgatatgaaatataaagtaaagaagaacaaaagtaaagagaagaaagaaagtaaTTCTTATTACTGTTGAGGATTTCTCTTGGGGTCTTTTGTAATGAATAaaactcttctatttataggaaaaattactcttagatatttcatatcctgctagattttcaaatagatcttgatagatcttatctatattcttgatagacattcactataatgtaaatacatttataacaaacaCTTCCCCTCGAATGtctaattgatatataatttgcctcattaaaatcttactagaaaaaatctagtgaaagaaaaagagtacacatctctaacaatatacATAtagctacctcattaaaaaccttacaagaaaaattcagtgGAACAAAACCccgtaaaaaaaaaagattacagcgcgtattaactccccctaatgagaaaatctttgaacctttgcatcccgatcttgtacaacatcttcttgaaagttgcaattgaaagagacttggtgaataaatcattCACATTGTCACTTGATTGAATCTATTGCACATTAATTTCactattcttttgtagctcatgtatagaaaagctttaatgaagtgtgcttcgttctttctcctttaatgaatcctcccttaagttgtgctatgcatgctgcaattatcttcatacaaaatcatgggtactttgtcacatttcaagacATATTTCTctcaaataagatgtatcatggacctcaaccacacacattctcggcttgcttcataattagttattatctcagcatggttcgatgaagtggctacgatggACTACTTTGTATACCTCCAAAATATGGTAGTACCACCACATAAGGACACATAGATTGTTTGAGACCGAACTTTATGCgggttagataagtacccaacatcagcatgaccaataagatcgggactacaatctttagtATAACATAAGCCCATATCGGTTGAATCTTCAGATACCGTATATGAATTTGATCTCATTTTGATGTCTTCCAGTAGGAACAGAATtgtaccttgctaacaaatttaCCGAAAAGGCTATAGGTCAATtcgtatttgcaagatacatgagtgcaccaattgcactaagatatagtacttcataaccaatccaaattggtatgtttctcatttcaacaaataatatattgcttttgaaaactcttcaagagtttcaataattttcaagttataaacttatgtaatataaggattataaataagtttcctagaaacttttatatccttcaaatgctttgaatccttaaaaaaagttttcatataaaatttttcaagtgacaatattcaacgtTTTAtaagtgacatcttcaagtatctggactacaaatcaaataagttttatgcttaccaagatgcatcctttcacatcacttgataaatatttttacgtCGCCATACttaataaacgtagaattcagatcctcgtaatctttcacaatattacgtcaatattgtatcaaaatatcattgatgatatatcattttgtatcgattcacaatgtgacataatattttgagatctcatc of the Capsicum annuum cultivar UCD-10X-F1 chromosome 11, UCD10Xv1.1, whole genome shotgun sequence genome contains:
- the LOC107848376 gene encoding stemmadenine O-acetyltransferase, with amino-acid sequence MEIIILSKEKVKPSKPTPPNLRNHKRCLFDQLVHETCISPIFFYNKKKSLSEINNANIIDNRLKNSLSETLTLFYPLAGELSSKNSTFVDCNDNGVLYVEAHLKGVSLGEFLQNPDLPQLIKFLPQNASMGSKMNYVQILETPVSVQVTRFDCGGVAIGGVLLHDLLDGATMSKFFNTWAMIARGDDDGIEKIATLDFTSSSLLFPNQNLPQNFLETRNALLFNEEKSLLRRFVFNAIAIEAIKMKVSSENVPNPTRIEALTTFISKHMISATRGVKEISSRPICMVTHIVNLRSKLYPQLLNAFGNLIFLAKSDYIEMTEVKLPHLMGIVREMFGNINSENVKALLEGDNALDFVLDMATQVGKLLPVLDTYKFSSWCNLGLYDVDFGWGKPIFVAPFMDTIGSLNKQQIILVENGRNDGIEAWIVRNNEEMLELENDEEFLAYASPNPSVHVP